In Planctomycetaceae bacterium, a genomic segment contains:
- a CDS encoding DUF1559 domain-containing protein, with protein MRRGFTLIELLVVIAVVAILIGLLLPAVQEAREAARRTQCRNNLKQLGLAVHNYHDVHQRLPAGYYSFAASSGMPPNVADHDSITWDATPGWGWLSSLLPYIDQGNLSSQIDTRLPIWDPQHRQTVSVRLAALLCPSSSGDSEPFSVMGASGILQTSGGAVLLGRSHYVASHGQESCWGECGGSLTGIRFVNIYTGETETVRIEGNVSRVADGPFYRNSATRFRDVTDGLSNTIFLGEHSSQLSDKSWAGVVPGAIVTPRIDSPLNAPDSAATLTLVHAGPSGGELDITGYPIIHPVNFPAYHVGQMYSEHPGGGFVCLGDGSVRFISEDIYLFTWAELSSMAEGELIGEF; from the coding sequence ATGCGTCGCGGATTTACCCTCATCGAACTGTTGGTTGTGATTGCGGTTGTCGCAATTCTTATTGGGCTTCTTCTTCCTGCCGTTCAGGAAGCTCGGGAAGCAGCACGACGAACACAATGCCGTAATAATCTGAAGCAGCTTGGGCTTGCCGTTCACAATTATCACGACGTTCATCAGCGTTTGCCTGCCGGATACTACTCGTTTGCGGCATCCAGCGGAATGCCGCCCAACGTGGCCGACCACGACTCAATCACATGGGACGCCACGCCCGGGTGGGGGTGGCTTTCATCTTTGTTACCGTACATCGACCAGGGGAATCTCAGCAGTCAAATTGATACTCGCCTTCCGATCTGGGATCCTCAGCATCGCCAGACCGTGTCTGTTCGGTTGGCAGCGTTGTTGTGCCCTTCTTCTTCAGGAGATTCGGAACCTTTTTCCGTGATGGGTGCGAGCGGAATATTGCAAACGTCCGGTGGTGCTGTTCTTCTTGGAAGGTCGCATTATGTGGCAAGTCACGGGCAGGAATCCTGCTGGGGCGAGTGTGGTGGTTCTTTAACCGGCATCAGGTTCGTAAATATTTACACGGGCGAAACCGAAACCGTTCGGATTGAAGGAAATGTGTCTCGTGTTGCCGACGGACCTTTCTATCGTAATTCAGCGACGCGATTCCGTGATGTGACGGATGGGTTGTCGAACACTATCTTTCTGGGAGAGCATTCCTCTCAGTTAAGCGACAAGTCCTGGGCGGGAGTTGTCCCCGGTGCCATCGTCACGCCACGGATTGATTCGCCTCTGAACGCACCGGATTCTGCCGCCACATTGACTCTGGTCCACGCCGGTCCATCGGGCGGTGAACTGGATATCACTGGTTACCCGATTATTCATCCCGTCAATTTTCCCGCCTACCACGTGGGCCAGATGTACTCCGAACATCCCGGCGGCGGATTTGTTTGTCTGGGTGATGGCTCCGTCCGGTTTATTTCCGAGGACATTTATCTGTTCACCTGGGCTGAGCTATCCAGCATGGCCGAAGGAGAATTGATCGGCGAGTTTTAA
- a CDS encoding putative molybdenum carrier protein, which translates to MSGRESGPFMVVSGGQTGVDRAALDAALELNIPIGGWCPRGRRSEDGMIPGTYPLKETHARSYAIRTDWNARDSDATLIIVLNEISSGTRLTISAAQAYARPVQIVHLDPDPSPGLLTDENPRSEQLASVVEWIHLHRIRILNVAGPRGSSDDRVYPEAFRFMVDLLKKLIAKPKRPRKVSKSVAKKKSDH; encoded by the coding sequence ATGTCGGGCCGCGAAAGTGGACCATTCATGGTGGTTTCGGGAGGACAAACCGGAGTTGACCGCGCGGCCCTGGATGCGGCACTTGAGTTGAACATACCCATCGGAGGATGGTGTCCAAGGGGACGGCGATCCGAAGATGGAATGATTCCGGGCACTTATCCGTTGAAAGAGACGCATGCCCGGTCCTACGCGATTCGGACCGACTGGAATGCTCGTGATTCCGACGCGACGCTGATCATTGTGCTCAATGAGATCAGCAGCGGTACGAGGTTGACGATTTCCGCGGCTCAGGCGTACGCCCGGCCCGTTCAGATCGTACATCTTGACCCTGATCCCTCTCCGGGATTGCTGACTGATGAGAATCCACGCAGTGAACAATTGGCCTCAGTTGTCGAGTGGATCCACCTTCATAGAATTCGCATCCTGAACGTGGCAGGTCCTCGTGGCAGTTCGGATGATCGAGTCTATCCCGAAGCATTTCGTTTCATGGTCGATCTGCTGAAGAAGTTGATCGCGAAACCCAAAAGGCCGCGAAAAGTTTCAAAGTCTGTCGCAAAGAAAAAGTCCGACCACTGA
- a CDS encoding sigma-70 family RNA polymerase sigma factor, with product MAGRQSPSEFIHSVPGRFHTTCWSIVLAAGRGESPGTSARALETLCQTYWLPVYRYFCRRVANTHDAQDLAQSFFAELLSRQAIQTADPGRGRFRTFLLTACQRFLSNYYRNLHRIKRGGQVATLSLNFESAENELQIEAVDEETAERIFEHEWALALLQAVLDLLRDEYCAKGKLDLFEMLKLTVTDVQCCRYAEIAEQLGMQENAVKVAAHRLKLRFRELLRSEIAQTVQRAEEVEDEIRRLFSAVSMNS from the coding sequence ATGGCTGGTCGCCAAAGCCCCTCTGAGTTCATTCATTCGGTTCCCGGACGTTTCCATACGACCTGCTGGAGCATTGTGCTGGCTGCCGGCCGTGGAGAGTCTCCCGGGACTTCTGCCCGCGCCCTCGAAACACTTTGTCAAACTTACTGGTTACCGGTGTATCGATACTTCTGCCGCCGGGTCGCGAACACCCACGATGCGCAGGATCTGGCCCAGTCATTCTTTGCTGAGTTGCTTTCGCGTCAGGCGATTCAGACGGCAGATCCGGGGCGGGGACGGTTTCGGACATTTCTACTGACGGCCTGTCAGCGGTTCCTGTCCAACTACTACCGAAATTTGCACCGAATCAAACGGGGGGGCCAGGTTGCCACATTGTCGCTGAATTTCGAATCTGCAGAGAACGAGCTTCAGATTGAAGCCGTAGACGAGGAAACAGCGGAGCGAATTTTTGAACACGAGTGGGCTCTGGCTTTGTTGCAGGCAGTGCTTGACCTGCTTCGTGATGAGTATTGTGCTAAGGGTAAGCTGGATCTGTTTGAAATGCTGAAGTTAACTGTGACAGACGTGCAGTGCTGCCGGTATGCGGAAATCGCTGAACAGCTGGGTATGCAGGAAAACGCTGTCAAAGTCGCCGCACATCGGCTAAAGCTGCGTTTCCGTGAGTTGCTTCGTTCGGAAATTGCTCAGACCGTGCAGCGTGCGGAAGAAGTCGAGGATGAAATTCGACGTCTGTTCAGCGCGGTTTCCATGAATTCCTGA
- the ettA gene encoding energy-dependent translational throttle protein EttA, with translation MAQQYIMTIESLTRLYDEKEILSDIWLSFYPGAKIGVLGSNGAGKSTLLKIMAGEDKDFMGTVRPAKGIRIGYFPQEPRLDPERTVGECVEDAVADSRAVLDRFNELSMKLGEDMSPEEMEKLLDEQARVQDEIDLKNLWELDRTLEIAADAMMLPPAESKIATLSGGEKRRVAMCQLLLMNPDMLLLDEPTNHLDATSIAWLERFLHQFPGTVVAVTHDRYFLDNVAGWILELDRGRGIPYEGNYTSWLEQKRKRLELEERNESRRQKELKRELEWVRMSPKARATKNKARLERYNELASQQYDARDEAAQIQIPTSRKLGQLVVKAENLKKSFGDRVLFEDLNFDLPPGGIVGVIGPNGAGKTTLFRMIMGTEQPDSGTLRIGETVDISYVDQSRDALDPKKTVYQEISGGHDTLEVGSVKIHARAYCGRFNFKGPDQQKFVGQLSGGERNRVHMAKLLRSGGNLLLLDEPTNDLDVDTLRALEEGLSNFGGCAVVVSHDRWFLDRIATHIMAFEGDKVVWCEGNYRIYEQQLRERLGDDAETPKGGRFKPLSR, from the coding sequence ATGGCTCAGCAGTACATCATGACGATTGAGAGTCTCACTCGACTTTATGACGAGAAGGAGATCCTGTCTGATATTTGGCTGTCGTTCTATCCAGGGGCAAAAATTGGGGTGCTTGGCAGCAACGGTGCGGGTAAAAGCACGCTGTTGAAAATCATGGCCGGCGAAGACAAGGACTTCATGGGGACTGTCCGGCCTGCAAAGGGAATCAGGATTGGCTATTTCCCACAGGAGCCCCGGCTCGATCCGGAACGAACCGTTGGTGAGTGTGTTGAAGACGCTGTTGCGGATTCGCGAGCGGTCCTGGATCGCTTCAACGAATTGAGTATGAAGCTGGGCGAGGATATGTCGCCTGAGGAAATGGAGAAGCTTCTTGACGAACAAGCGCGCGTTCAGGACGAAATCGATCTCAAGAATCTCTGGGAACTGGATCGGACTCTGGAAATCGCGGCTGATGCAATGATGCTTCCGCCTGCCGAATCAAAGATTGCCACGCTGTCTGGTGGAGAAAAACGCCGTGTGGCGATGTGTCAGTTACTATTGATGAATCCGGATATGTTGTTGCTGGACGAACCAACGAACCATCTGGATGCCACATCCATTGCATGGCTGGAACGGTTTCTCCACCAGTTCCCGGGAACTGTTGTGGCCGTGACGCACGATCGCTATTTCCTGGACAATGTGGCTGGCTGGATTCTTGAGCTCGACCGCGGACGCGGTATCCCGTACGAAGGGAATTACACGTCGTGGCTTGAGCAGAAACGAAAACGTCTGGAACTGGAAGAACGCAACGAATCCCGGCGCCAGAAGGAGCTGAAACGGGAACTTGAATGGGTTCGCATGTCGCCCAAAGCGCGAGCCACGAAGAACAAAGCCCGACTGGAACGCTACAACGAACTGGCCTCACAGCAGTATGACGCCCGCGATGAAGCCGCTCAGATTCAGATTCCAACGTCACGGAAGCTGGGGCAACTGGTCGTCAAGGCAGAGAACCTGAAGAAATCATTTGGTGATCGGGTCTTGTTTGAGGATCTGAATTTCGACCTTCCGCCCGGTGGTATCGTGGGAGTCATCGGTCCGAATGGAGCTGGCAAGACGACTCTTTTCCGCATGATTATGGGAACAGAACAGCCAGATTCCGGGACGTTGCGGATTGGAGAAACGGTCGATATTTCGTACGTCGATCAGTCGCGTGATGCTCTCGATCCGAAAAAGACGGTGTACCAGGAAATCTCCGGTGGGCACGACACCCTGGAAGTCGGATCTGTAAAGATTCACGCGAGGGCCTACTGCGGGCGTTTCAATTTCAAAGGTCCGGATCAGCAGAAGTTTGTGGGTCAGCTGTCCGGTGGCGAACGTAATCGCGTCCACATGGCAAAACTTTTGCGTTCAGGGGGGAATCTTCTTCTGCTGGACGAACCAACAAACGACCTGGACGTTGATACTCTTCGAGCTCTGGAAGAGGGGCTCTCCAATTTCGGTGGCTGTGCCGTTGTTGTCAGCCACGACCGGTGGTTTCTCGACCGAATTGCCACGCATATTATGGCATTCGAAGGTGACAAAGTTGTCTGGTGCGAAGGAAACTACCGTATCTACGAACAGCAGCTTCGCGAACGACTTGGTGACGATGCGGAGACTCCAAAGGGCGGACGATTTAAACCGCTCAGCCGATGA
- the mntR gene encoding manganese-binding transcriptional regulator MntR, with protein sequence MTNLAQANLASTNNMASKKLKLPDFRQTKVKKGTQRNQHTRTRDDHATETTEDYVEAIAEITDNAGVCRGVDLARHFEVSNVTVNKTINRLQRDGYAITEPYGPVSLTAKGRKLAAECRRRHKIVYQFLLALGVDEQTARVDSEGIEHHVSPSTLSLMENFASKR encoded by the coding sequence ATGACTAACTTAGCACAGGCTAATTTAGCGTCGACTAACAATATGGCCAGCAAAAAACTGAAACTTCCTGACTTCCGGCAGACAAAAGTGAAAAAAGGCACACAACGAAACCAACACACGCGGACACGCGACGACCACGCGACAGAAACGACCGAAGACTACGTGGAAGCGATTGCAGAGATTACTGACAATGCCGGAGTCTGCCGTGGCGTGGACCTGGCGCGGCATTTCGAAGTCAGCAATGTGACCGTCAACAAGACCATCAACCGACTGCAGCGCGACGGGTACGCCATCACCGAACCCTATGGTCCGGTTTCTCTAACCGCAAAAGGGCGCAAACTGGCGGCGGAATGCCGCCGAAGACACAAAATTGTCTATCAATTCCTGCTTGCACTGGGCGTCGACGAACAGACAGCCCGCGTCGATTCAGAAGGAATCGAGCACCACGTCAGCCCATCCACGTTATCGCTGATGGAGAATTTTGCCAGCAAGCGCTAG
- the ribF gene encoding riboflavin biosynthesis protein RibF produces the protein MLSFDFVPDSARNGCISIGNFDGVHRGHRIMLDSLVALARQVRTHTVAVTFHPHPVAVLRPDFAPPILTDIPERIRLLKQAGMDHVVVLPVTSELMAMSARQFFDSFVVNQLQARGMTEGVNFRFGRNRLAGTSELQQMCDGADIRLQLTDIVTTESFEISSSRIRKLLVHGQIAEACTLLGHPYTISGVVSAGAGRGTGIGFPTANLERIPTLVPSAGVYAGLTTINGTNYVVAVHIGPNPTFADGRHKVECHIDQFTGSLYGTELSVQLIAEVRTLQSFASPAELVAQIEVDVQSCRRIVSPYL, from the coding sequence ATGCTCAGTTTTGATTTCGTACCGGACTCGGCAAGAAACGGTTGTATTTCGATCGGCAACTTCGACGGTGTGCATCGTGGTCACCGGATAATGCTCGATTCTCTGGTGGCGCTGGCAAGGCAAGTACGCACTCACACCGTGGCTGTCACGTTCCACCCGCACCCGGTAGCCGTGTTACGGCCGGACTTTGCCCCTCCAATCCTCACCGACATCCCGGAACGAATTCGACTGCTGAAGCAGGCTGGAATGGACCACGTCGTGGTGCTTCCAGTCACGTCCGAGTTGATGGCTATGTCCGCCCGGCAGTTTTTTGACAGCTTCGTTGTGAATCAATTACAGGCTCGCGGCATGACTGAAGGCGTCAACTTTCGCTTTGGTCGTAATCGCCTCGCCGGCACAAGCGAACTTCAGCAAATGTGCGATGGCGCGGATATCCGGCTGCAGCTCACAGACATAGTGACCACCGAATCATTTGAGATTTCTTCAAGCCGAATTCGCAAACTGCTTGTGCATGGTCAAATTGCAGAAGCATGCACACTTCTCGGACATCCCTACACCATCAGCGGCGTCGTTTCCGCGGGCGCGGGACGCGGCACAGGAATTGGATTCCCCACCGCCAATCTCGAACGAATACCGACACTGGTTCCTTCTGCAGGAGTCTATGCGGGACTCACAACCATCAACGGAACGAACTATGTTGTCGCAGTGCATATCGGACCGAACCCGACATTTGCAGACGGACGACATAAAGTCGAATGCCACATCGATCAGTTCACAGGGTCACTCTACGGTACGGAGTTGTCGGTCCAGCTGATCGCCGAAGTCCGAACGCTGCAAAGCTTTGCCTCACCGGCGGAACTCGTCGCTCAAATTGAAGTCGATGTTCAATCCTGCCGGCGGATTGTATCTCCTTATCTGTAG
- a CDS encoding carbon-nitrogen hydrolase family protein translates to MAVFAVVLTVVCSAAAGDDQKNVWVPESPRDEIRPAFTRTESGGPENQAILSICADERPGLFGRWTKTIAVEGGAWYEFRCMRQCEGVKFPRRTAVVRLLWQGEGGKPVERDEPSFASYRPGEKPRAEPEYVQDQLVNDVHLSEVWVEVSGTFRAPEAARFARIELDYRWQPHGVVRWTEPSMVKVAAPKSRTVRLATVHYRPSSGRTAEEKRKQFAPLIAEAAAKHADLVVLPETLTYYGSGLSFADVAEPIPGPSSKYFAGLAKEHGLYIVAGLVERDGPLLFNVAVLLGPDGDVVGKYRKVTLPRGEIEAGITPGEEYPVFETRFGKVGMMVCYDGFFPEVARELTNNGAEVIAWPVWGCNPLLAKARACENHVWIVSSTYTDHAADWMLSAVFDHAGNTAAVAETFGTVAIHEVDLGKPLYWQSLGDFKAQIPHHRPVVIGESPRGK, encoded by the coding sequence ATGGCTGTGTTCGCAGTCGTACTGACGGTGGTTTGTTCGGCCGCTGCTGGTGATGATCAGAAGAATGTCTGGGTTCCGGAATCTCCCCGCGATGAGATCCGACCAGCTTTCACACGGACTGAATCCGGAGGACCCGAGAATCAGGCGATCCTGTCGATCTGTGCGGACGAACGTCCGGGATTGTTCGGCCGGTGGACAAAGACTATTGCGGTCGAGGGCGGGGCCTGGTACGAGTTCAGGTGCATGCGCCAATGTGAAGGTGTCAAGTTTCCTCGACGTACGGCCGTTGTGCGGTTATTGTGGCAGGGCGAAGGCGGGAAGCCGGTTGAACGAGATGAGCCATCGTTTGCCAGTTATCGGCCTGGTGAAAAGCCTCGCGCCGAACCTGAATATGTTCAAGACCAGCTGGTCAACGACGTTCATTTGTCGGAAGTTTGGGTGGAAGTTTCCGGAACTTTCCGGGCACCCGAAGCCGCTCGCTTTGCCCGCATCGAACTGGACTATCGCTGGCAGCCTCATGGAGTCGTTCGCTGGACGGAGCCATCGATGGTTAAAGTCGCTGCGCCGAAGTCCCGGACCGTTCGACTAGCGACTGTTCACTACCGACCATCGTCGGGAAGAACTGCGGAAGAAAAGCGAAAGCAGTTTGCTCCTTTGATTGCAGAAGCGGCCGCCAAACATGCGGATCTCGTTGTGCTGCCTGAAACACTCACCTATTACGGTTCGGGGCTTTCGTTTGCAGATGTGGCAGAACCGATTCCCGGGCCGTCGTCGAAGTATTTCGCTGGGCTTGCCAAAGAACACGGACTGTACATCGTCGCTGGACTGGTTGAGCGTGATGGACCACTCTTGTTCAATGTTGCGGTACTGTTGGGGCCGGACGGCGATGTTGTGGGAAAATATCGTAAAGTCACTTTGCCCCGTGGGGAAATCGAGGCGGGGATCACGCCGGGCGAAGAGTACCCGGTTTTCGAAACACGTTTTGGCAAAGTCGGAATGATGGTTTGTTATGACGGCTTCTTTCCTGAGGTGGCCCGAGAACTGACGAACAATGGTGCTGAGGTCATTGCCTGGCCCGTCTGGGGCTGTAATCCCCTTCTTGCGAAGGCCCGGGCCTGCGAGAATCACGTTTGGATCGTGAGCAGTACGTACACTGATCATGCTGCAGACTGGATGCTTTCAGCGGTATTTGATCATGCGGGGAATACGGCTGCTGTTGCGGAAACGTTTGGGACTGTGGCCATTCATGAGGTTGACCTTGGGAAACCGCTTTACTGGCAAAGTCTGGGAGACTTCAAAGCGCAGATTCCGCACCATCGCCCAGTCGTGATCGGTGAATCACCACGCGGGAAATGA
- a CDS encoding YqgE/AlgH family protein, translating into MMSLQGHFLIAANHMRDPNFYRTVVLMLEHNSEGAMGLVLNRPSAVSVETALSEHISTGRCETPVFVGGPVETSSLFIMHNCLTLGQHDQEIVPGVFLAGSHESFESVVVDGLKPEKEVRFRVYCGYAGWGAGQLESEIDRGDWLSIPGDGSVVLEEDPYGVWEVCMRRLQRASRLLPHNVRNPEWN; encoded by the coding sequence ATGATGTCGCTCCAGGGACATTTTCTGATCGCTGCAAATCATATGCGTGATCCGAACTTTTATCGGACCGTTGTTCTGATGCTGGAGCACAACAGCGAGGGGGCGATGGGGCTGGTCCTGAATCGTCCATCAGCGGTTTCTGTCGAAACAGCACTTTCGGAACATATTTCCACCGGGCGATGTGAGACACCTGTTTTTGTTGGCGGGCCCGTCGAAACCTCGTCGTTATTCATCATGCATAACTGCCTTACGCTGGGGCAGCATGATCAGGAAATCGTTCCGGGGGTTTTTCTTGCCGGCAGCCACGAGTCGTTTGAGTCCGTTGTTGTCGATGGATTGAAGCCAGAGAAGGAAGTTCGATTCCGGGTTTACTGTGGTTACGCTGGCTGGGGGGCCGGGCAACTGGAATCGGAAATTGATCGTGGCGACTGGTTATCGATTCCTGGCGATGGCTCTGTTGTTCTTGAAGAAGATCCTTACGGAGTGTGGGAGGTTTGCATGCGACGGTTGCAGCGAGCCAGTCGTCTGTTGCCGCATAATGTCAGGAACCCTGAGTGGAATTGA
- a CDS encoding protein kinase, whose protein sequence is MSNSSTCPQCGASISADKTDGLCPRCLLAAAFEDHVSPELRNAPSSMISNSAIAPTFQPRGSFSAPESSAIASLFPQLEIVEVIGRGGMGAVYKVRQIKLDRLAALKIIRPDSASDPAFAERFNREARTLAKLNNKHIVGVYDFGEVQFEDPETAESQPLYYFLMEYVEGVNLRQVIESGRTSPEHAMLIVPQICEALQYAHSRGIVHRDIKPENILLDAAGHVKIADFGLAKLSGDNADFTLTGTHQILGTVRYMAPEQMTKSGNVDHRADIYSLGVVLYEMLTGEVPAGAFEMPSRRVGSDVRLDSVIMRALASDPGRRYQSAGEVASHISTISSGKFSSSTDDVRGLPGVSTIIDNGVAAMAAGIRDFVAGDDRRPDDSGNAVPDDSEGHSGDSCVNIPLEMAESNDLPDVCIVCGVPTRRRQYKEFQHTSDLAGGLIVLGLILFFPIGIVLAILMTRKVRISCPLCQKHRRHWSDMTLFASLGWILIPMGLLAGLYFGGYLTQRATGNPWILIPCILLGVLVYVLKLVAYGVSRVAVGEINSETVRLKRVSTAFARAIEQRKNR, encoded by the coding sequence ATGTCAAATTCCAGTACTTGCCCCCAATGCGGTGCTTCCATTTCGGCGGATAAGACGGATGGACTTTGTCCGAGATGTCTTCTGGCTGCTGCATTTGAGGATCATGTCTCCCCGGAATTACGCAACGCACCGTCCAGTATGATCAGCAACTCTGCGATTGCCCCGACATTTCAGCCCCGGGGGAGTTTCTCGGCTCCCGAGTCGTCGGCCATTGCCAGCTTGTTTCCGCAGCTGGAAATAGTCGAAGTCATCGGGCGTGGGGGGATGGGGGCGGTTTATAAGGTGCGCCAGATCAAGCTGGATCGACTGGCCGCTCTGAAGATCATTCGGCCCGATTCTGCCTCGGATCCGGCGTTTGCAGAGCGATTCAATCGGGAAGCGAGAACGCTTGCGAAGCTCAATAACAAACACATCGTGGGAGTTTATGATTTTGGCGAGGTACAGTTCGAAGACCCGGAGACGGCAGAATCGCAGCCTCTTTACTACTTCCTGATGGAATATGTGGAAGGTGTCAATCTCAGGCAGGTCATTGAGTCCGGCCGTACATCGCCAGAGCATGCGATGTTGATTGTTCCTCAGATCTGTGAAGCGTTGCAGTATGCTCATTCGCGTGGAATCGTTCACCGCGATATCAAGCCGGAGAATATTCTTCTGGATGCAGCCGGGCATGTGAAAATTGCAGATTTTGGATTGGCCAAACTGAGTGGAGACAACGCGGACTTCACGCTGACGGGCACACATCAGATTCTGGGGACTGTTCGATACATGGCCCCGGAGCAGATGACGAAATCCGGAAACGTGGATCACCGTGCAGATATCTACTCGCTGGGGGTCGTGCTGTATGAAATGCTGACCGGCGAGGTTCCGGCAGGTGCATTCGAAATGCCTTCCCGGCGGGTTGGGAGTGATGTCCGTCTGGACTCCGTCATCATGCGCGCCCTGGCAAGTGATCCTGGGCGTCGCTATCAGTCCGCTGGAGAAGTGGCATCGCATATCAGCACGATTTCTTCCGGAAAGTTTTCTTCTTCAACTGATGATGTCCGGGGGTTGCCCGGAGTCTCCACGATCATCGACAACGGCGTGGCCGCCATGGCTGCAGGGATTCGTGACTTCGTGGCTGGAGATGATCGCCGGCCTGATGATTCGGGGAATGCTGTGCCGGACGATTCGGAGGGTCACTCGGGGGATTCCTGCGTGAATATTCCGCTGGAGATGGCTGAAAGCAACGATCTGCCGGATGTTTGCATCGTGTGCGGAGTTCCAACCAGGCGTCGACAGTACAAAGAGTTTCAGCACACGTCTGATCTGGCAGGGGGGCTGATCGTGCTGGGACTGATTTTGTTTTTTCCGATTGGGATCGTGCTTGCGATCCTGATGACCCGGAAAGTACGAATCTCCTGTCCGTTGTGTCAGAAACATCGCCGGCATTGGTCAGACATGACGCTGTTTGCAAGCCTGGGATGGATATTGATACCAATGGGGCTTCTGGCAGGGCTGTATTTTGGTGGCTATCTGACTCAGCGTGCGACTGGTAACCCGTGGATTTTGATTCCCTGTATTTTATTGGGTGTCCTGGTTTACGTGTTGAAACTGGTTGCTTATGGTGTTTCGCGGGTCGCCGTGGGCGAAATTAACAGCGAAACAGTGCGGCTAAAACGAGTCTCCACGGCTTTCGCACGTGCGATTGAGCAAAGGAAGAACCGTTGA